Proteins from a genomic interval of Benincasa hispida cultivar B227 chromosome 7, ASM972705v1, whole genome shotgun sequence:
- the LOC120080988 gene encoding uncharacterized protein LOC120080988, with protein MSVLNRHCKGIFNVNLTRLIYPLTFYFLPIFFIFLFTLPLFSFSSHSHTFLFESYSFSLLSSKTLTFVCRSCVKSLSWCRCGLHVGLITKKGDLERRQIPRISLFSIFLLVAHSNHGDDDAGEYDPSPSPNLHSKPFILVKIGDLLLIFFDTFIAEISPYFFKWNDGFLVLGTQFTGGVFFSTGFFMTMAADCVIRMCMTNNILNFEGEEAPVDDLMELVQEIFAFHMKHNAEPEAVDLLMEVEDLDLLVEHVDSTNFKRICIYLTSSANDLDADNSG; from the exons atgtcggttttaaatcgacattgtaAGGGTATCTTTAATGTCAATTTGACCCGCTTAATTTATCCTCTAACTTTCTATTTTctccccatttttttcattttcctcttcactctccctctattttctttttcctctcattctcacacgTTCCTCTTCGAATCCTATTCTTTCTCACTCCTCTCTTCCAAAACCTTGACATTCGTCTGTCGATCGTGCGTGAAGAGTCTGTCGTGGTGTAGATGTGGCCTCCACGTAGGTTTGATAACAAAAAAAGGCGATCTTGAAAGAAGGCAGATACCTAGAATCTCATTGTTCTCCATCTTCCTCCTCGTCGCCCACAGCAACCACGGGGATGATGATGCCGGCGAATATGACCCTTCCCCTTCCCCCAACCTCCACTCCAAGCCATTCATCCTCGTTAAGATTGGTGACCTCCTTCTCATCTTTTTCGACACCTTCATCGCCGAAATCTCCCCCTATTTCTTCAAATGGAATGACGGATTCCTCGTCCTCGGGACGCAGTTCACCGGCGGTGTCTTCTTCAGCACTG GGTTTTTTATGACCATGGCGGCGGATTGTGTTATTCGTATGTGTATGACAAACAATATATTGAACTTCGAG GGTGAAGAGGCTCCCGTAGATGATTTGATGGAACTTGTTCAAGAAATTTTTGCTTTTCACATGAAA CACAATGCCGAACCTGAAGCTGTTGATCTATTAATGGAG GTTGAAGATCTTGATCTATTAGTTGAGCATGTTGACAGtacaaatttcaaaaggatCTGTATCTATCTTACCAGTTCAGCCAA TGATCTTGACGCAGACAATTCAGGTTAG